The following proteins come from a genomic window of Salvia hispanica cultivar TCC Black 2014 chromosome 4, UniMelb_Shisp_WGS_1.0, whole genome shotgun sequence:
- the LOC125222234 gene encoding KH domain-containing protein HEN4-like gives MSSQITPAKRPLDQSLTDVRSGRKFQKSEALGSVIAPFNASSRQVIRVLWPASRIRVITGKDGSIISQIGEATGAKVCVEEKVPECNERVITIAVLDKGKEMVSGQVKDEDRETKIPDSSENPEEYGDGNKEHGVRVDHSKSDKEKENSAIQKALLAVFNRMVAAGTKKGEEERKRPFSHVRLLVFPGQVGRLLGRSGSVMKQMTSETGAVIQILPKNKVPSCASSSDDLVQISGTHDAIRKALLSVSQKLLECIPKYWDPFPVNKPVGPSSHSFGAPRRDRFPVVITYRVLCNAEKVGGVIGKGGSIIRALQHESGCDIKVVASTGETEDRIITISGPAHPDDAVSPAQDGVLRVQTRIFRCAPVSRDKSLVAKLLVSSHQIGCLLGKRGSVISEMRKSSGAYICILSKNQVPKNASENEEVVQVSGDLGAVQEALMQITSRLKKHFFRDAFPPSNNFDGPVGLPPVGGFRPHERDDQQPATTSTTVEVVVPSFTVPAIYGDEGGCLSQIREISDAEVTITDPKDGASETMIIISGTPEQTEAAQSLIQAFVICEMEARNR, from the exons ATGTCATCTCAAATTACACCTGCTAAGAGGCCACTCGACCAAAGTCTTACAGATGTAAGAAGTGGAAGGAAGTTCCAGAAATCAGAAGCTTTAGGTTCCGTCATTGCACCATTTAATGCATCATCTAGACAGGTTATAAGAGTACTTTGGCCAGCTTCCAGAATTCGCGTCATTACTGGAAAAGATGGCAGCATCATATCTCAAATAGGCGAAGCGACTGGAGCAAAAGTCTGTGTTGAGGAAAAAGTCCCTGAGTGTAATGAAAGAGTCATAACCATAGCAGTTCTAGATAAAGGTAAGGAAATGGTGAGCGGGCAGGTTAAGGATGAAGACAGGGAGACTAAAATCCCTGACTCCAGTGAGAACCCTGAAGAATATGGGGACGGCAACAAAGAGCATGGTGTTCGAGTCGATCACTCTAAATCAgataaggaaaaagaaaattcagcTATTCAGAAAGCTTTGTTAGCTGTATTTAATAGAATGGTCGCGGCTGGGACAAAGAaaggtgaagaagaaagaaaaagaccGTTTTCACATGTTAGGCTACTTGTCTTCCCTGGTCAAGTAGGCCGTTTGTTAGGAAGATCTGGCAGTGTGATGAAACAAATGACATCTGAAACTGGAGCGGTTATACAAATTCTTCCAAAGAATAAGGTGCCTTCTTGTGCATCTTCTTCTGATGACCTGGTTCAG ATCTCTGGTACTCATGATGCCATCAGGAAAGCTCTTCTATCTGTTTCCCAGAAACTTCTTGAGTGTATTCCCAAGTATTGGGATCCTTTCCCAGTCAACAAGCCTGTTGGCCCGTCATCTCATTCCTTTGGTGCTCCTCGACGGGATAGGTTTCCTGTGGTTATAACTTACCGGGTGCTGTGTAATGCGGAAAAGGTGGGCGGTGTAATTGGAAAGGGAGGTTCTATTATTAGAGCTCTTCAACATGAATCTGGCTGTGATATCAAGGTCGTAGCTAGTACAGGCGAAACAGAAGATCGCATCATCACCATATCTGGTCCTGCT CACCCAGATGATGCAGTATCTCCCGCACAAGATGGCGTTCTTCGCGTGCAAACAAGAATATTTAGGTGTGCACCAGTAAGCAGGGATAAAAGTTTGGTCGCAAAACTCCTTGTCTCCTCTCATCAAATTGGATGTCTTCTTGGTAAAAGAGGTTCAGTGATTTCTGAAATGAGAAAGTCAAGTGGAGCTTACATCTGTATTCTCAGTAAAAACCAGGTTCCGAAGAATGCTTCGGAAAATGAGGAAGTTGTTCAG GTTAGTGGAGACCTTGGAGCAGTTCAAGAGGCTCTTATGCAGATAACATCAAGGTTGAAGAAGCATTTCTTCAGGGATGCATTTCCCCCATCCAACAATTTTGATGGTCCTGTGGGCCTTCCTCCAGTAGGCGGCTTCCGTCCACATGAACGTGATGATCAGCAACCTGCTACCACAAGCACTACTGTAGAGGTTGTTGTTCCAAGCTTCACTGTTCCTGCTATTTACGGAGATGAAGGTGGATGCCTGAGTCAAATTCGCGAG ATTTCAGATGCAGAAGTTACCATCACCGACCCTAAAGACGGAGCATCAGAAACCATGATCATAATCTCCGGGACTCCCGAGCAGACTGAGGCTGCACAAAGTCTGATTCAGGCATTTGTAATTTGCGAAATGGAAGCCCGGAATCGTTGA